From Saccharibacillus brassicae:
GCAAGCTTATAATTAAAAATTTACATAAAGAAAATGAAACCCTATGTTTCCGAAGGCGTATATCGGCTAAGACAACAGGCGGCGCTTCCTTCGACTTTCAGGCCACCCCACATCCCGCATTCCCCATTCGAGAGGAGATTAACCATGCAAACCCCACATCCGCACGAACGGCAAGGAAGCTCGCAGGATTTCGAAGACAACAAGGTGATCGCGGCCTTGTCGTACATCCTGTTCTTCCTGCCGCTTCTCGCCGCGCGCAATTCCCGCTTCGCCATGTATCACGCCAATCAGGGCCTTCTTCTGCTGCTGGTCGTCATAGCCGGCAACCTCGTGCTCGGTCTCATTCCGTTTATCGGCTGGATTCTGATGCCGATCTTCGGCTTCGCCGCTATCGCTTACCTGGTCATCGGCGTGCTGAACGCGGTGAACGGCAAGATGCAGCCGCTTCCGCTTATGCCCAACATCGAAATCCTGAAATAAGGACGAAGATCGGGTATAGTAAGAGGAAAAGCCGGTCGTTTCCCGCTATGCGGGAGCACTTGGCGCAAGCAGGAGGATACGCATGAGCGAGGAACAGCAGGCGGGCATGACAGCCCGTCAAGTCGCCGAATGGATGGTCGAAGAGATTCGTTTTCGCGGCATTCTGAGGCAGGAAGAAGCGATCGCGCATGTTCGCGAACACTTTGGCGAAAGCTTCATTTTTGTCAACGAGAACGGCAACGCATCGCTGGAAAAAGAAGTGAAGAAAGAATTCCGCAAGCTGCATCGCGGACAGATCGCCTGGGACCGGGACGGATTCATGTGGGCCTGGATCGGATAGCGGAGCAGATCCGCGCAGTCGAATAGCAATCGGACACCAAAAAGCCGCCGGGATTCCGGCGGCTTTTTGGTGTGGAGCGGGACGGGACGCCCGGAAGCGCAGCGTTCCGACTGCGGCGAGGCATGCCTTGAGGAATGCCTTGCCGCAGTCGCGTCGCGGCGTCGTCAGGTCGTCCGGAAACGGACGTAGAACGCGGTGCCTTCCTTGCCGGTCGACAAGTCGATCGACGCGCCGTGCTTGTTGGCGATGCTGAAGCAGATCGCGAGGCCGAGG
This genomic window contains:
- a CDS encoding DUF4870 domain-containing protein — protein: MQTPHPHERQGSSQDFEDNKVIAALSYILFFLPLLAARNSRFAMYHANQGLLLLLVVIAGNLVLGLIPFIGWILMPIFGFAAIAYLVIGVLNAVNGKMQPLPLMPNIEILK
- a CDS encoding DUF6953 family protein, yielding MSEEQQAGMTARQVAEWMVEEIRFRGILRQEEAIAHVREHFGESFIFVNENGNASLEKEVKKEFRKLHRGQIAWDRDGFMWAWIG